In a genomic window of Drosophila takahashii strain IR98-3 E-12201 chromosome 3L, DtakHiC1v2, whole genome shotgun sequence:
- the LOC108061695 gene encoding micronuclear linker histone polyprotein, with amino-acid sequence MPPPRPKGTGFNTGATQPRSNSNTPMSERQQMALLIQMTSASTDSSRPNLKKNECKKGDAETDESCLNEKPEVLDAKDKSSAEESSNDGKNSDSNHQGTSAAKRCYSDIEEDYEESGEDVKKKKRKDSEHGKDLKGASLKLASRVEKGSKLATTKGSPSGNKSSASSAEKEQAEISKNVDIENETECSDDYKSNDSLYNGGLKVPPLKIVIPQQNCSIDTEGNVLRTGKVTASRNAALPYVVSSNSDSIDTVITNQSNSPHESPQKSNSICSANLDDKNVKLFNDEKNLRVLRSSHRTGVTSLERSSNNSSPQMQSSSPSPASSNHANDPADVKLPYGNMTSSPLPHGHQFDQETIANVPSPSTSSTSSSKEINPSNVDLHPRKRKIRPKNTDDSSKNSNAADSGVNSEESHPHDHPFTNGFQMFLSIRRQIEKKWKSLYPVKPRPPQGYNDYLLTKKSYLLSRNAETSTPDIPHTVPQAMERIYQDQEKARRNLIQAHTVEREKLCMNVEQEIIRVHSKAARSISGQPAPYSVCTYLKDDEVYNLITPEQDEKEKSARCRFNGRLLLSWLQDVDDKWEKIKESMVLRHHNEAESLHAVQVMDWNIFAKRNRLCDNPIEVNLEHVPIVSVGEDFDTLPT; translated from the exons ATGCCACCCCCAAGACCGAAGGGGACAGGATTTAATACAGGAGCTACCCAACCTAGATCGAACTCAAACACGCCCATGTCTGAAAGGCAACAAATGGCTCTCCTTATTCAAATGACTTCAGCATCGACAG ACTCATCCCGCCCCAACTTAAAGAAGAATGAATGCAAGAAAGGAGACGCAGAGACTGACGAGAGCTGCCTGAACGAGAAGCCAGAGGTCCTGGACGCCAAAGACAAGTCTTCAGCGGAGGAAAGCAGCAACGATGGTAAAAACAGCGACTCGAATCATCAGGGAACCTCGGCGGCCAAGCGTTGTTACTCAGACATAGAGGAGGATTACGAGGAATCTGGCGAGGACGTGAAGAAAAAGAAGCGCAAGGACTCGGAGCATGGCAAGGACTTGAAAGGGGCCTCCTTGAAACTCGCCTCCAGGGTCGAAAAAGGCTCCAAGCTAGCGACGACGAAGGGATCCCCTTCGGGAAACAAAAGTAGCGCCTCGAGTGCCGAAAAGGAGCAGGCGGAGATAAGCAAAAATGTGGATATCGAGAACGAAACCGAGTGCAGCGATGATTACAAGAGCAACGACAGCCTGTACAACGGAGGACTCAAGGTGCCGCCACTGAAGATTGTGATCCCGCAACAGAACTGCTCCATCGACACCGAGGGCAATGTGCTGAGGACCGGCAAGGTGACGGCCTCCCGCAATGCGGCCCTGCCCTATGTGGTTAGCTCCAACAGCGATTCCATCGACACGGTTATAACCAATCAATCGAATAGTCCACACGAGAGTCCCCAGAAGAGCAACAGCATTTGCTCCGCCAACCTGGACGACAAGAACGTGAAGCTCTTCAATGACGAGAAGAATCTGAGGGTTCTGCGGAGCTCTCATCGCACTGGAGTCACCAGTCTGGAGCGCAGTTCCAATAACTCCTCCCCGCAAATGCAGAGCAGTTCCCCATCGCCGGCCTCATCCAATCATGCCAACGATCCAGCGGATGTGAAGCTACCCTATGGCAACATGACTTCTAGTCCGCTACCGCATGGCCATCAGTTTGACCAGGAGACAATCGCCAATGTTCCCAGCCCTTCGACGTCGTCGACTTCGTCTTCGAAGGAGATAAATCCCTCCAACGTGGATCTCCATCCGCGGAAGCGAAAGATCCGGCCGAAGAACACCGACGACAGTTCGAAGAATTCAAATGCCGCCGATTCGGGAGTGAATTCCGAAGAATCCCACCCCCACGACCATCCGTTCACCAATGGCTTTCAGATGTTCTTGAGCATCCGGCGTCAGATCGAAAAGAAGTGGAAGAGCCTGTATCCGGTGAAGCCCAGACCTCCGCAGGGCTACAACGACTATCTGCTGACGAAGAAATCGTATTTATTAAGTCGCAATGCGGAAACTTCAACGCCAGATATTCCTCACACTGTGCCGCAGGCCATGGAAAGGATCTATCAGGACCAGGAGAAGGCCAGACGCAACTTGATCCAAGCGCACACCGTGGAGCGGGAGAAGCTATGCATGAACGTTGAGCAGGAGATAATACGAGTTCACTCGAAGGCTGCCAGGAGCATATCTGGCCAGCCGGCTCCCTATTCCGTTTGCACATACCTAAAGGACGACGAGGTTTACAACTTGATCACACCAGAGCAGGACGAAAAGGAGAAGAGCGCTCGCTGCCGATTTAATGGACGATTGCTACTCAGCTGGTTGCAAGACGTCGATGATAAGTGGGAGAAAATTAAG GAATCCATGGTGTTGCGGCATCACAACGAGGCTGAAAGTCTGCATGCCGTTCAGGTCATGGATTGGAATATATTTGCGAAACGGAATAGGCTCTGCGACAATCCGATTGAAGTTAATTTGGAACACGTTCCGATCGTTTCAGTCGGAGAAGATTTTGACACATTGCCAACATAA
- the LOC108061699 gene encoding uncharacterized protein — translation MADPNVPRGPASLQNVLKYAVKHHDPEVEVPKLDETTDAERTQFLADALNAMQVDTSAALKAALVILNSEEASTDDQIESFDVIRSHIDDIDNAISLVKLGGTTTLLRYITSDADSEVRALALNTVAEVGQNNVFCQNALVEDKILPVLIKNLSDSDQNIVRCSLYAISSLVRNFLPGYNEFKRIKGIRALIPCLKSTNLSVYVKAAFLIASLTSVDQAIRDDFVKEEVFPILVDNLATVDDFDIKQEATLFALSSLSLKSDLKLSTDKREEILSTLQQMISKNKQSENCEDMVNHARTIVDNLNAH, via the exons atggcCGATCCCAACGTACCCAGAGGACCTGCAAGCTTGCAG AATGTCCTTAAATACGCGGTGAAACACCACGATCCGGAGGTTGAAGTTCCAAAATTGGACGAAACTACAGATGCTGAG AGAACTCAATTTTTGGCCGATGCATTGAATGCCATGCAAGTGGATACTTCGGCGGCGCTGAAAGCAGCCCTAGTCATTTTGAACAGTGAAGAGGCCAGCACAGATGACCAGATAGAAAGCTTTGATGTCATAAGGAGCCACATCGACGATATCGACAATGCCATTTCCCTGGTGAAGCTGGGCGGAACGACAACACTACTTCGCTATATAACGAGTGATGCGGATAGCGAAGTTCGAGCTTTGGCACTCAATACGGTCGCCGAGGTGGGacaaaataatgtattttGTCAAAACGCCCTGGTAGAAGATAAAATCCTACCCGTTCTGATAAAAAACTTGAGTGATTCCGATCAAAACATAGTACGGTGTTCCTTGTATGCAATATCCTCGCTCGTCCGGAACTTCCTGCCTGGATATAATGAATTTAAGAGAATAAAGGGTATCAGGGCTTTGATACCCTGTCTGAAATCAACAAATTTAAGCGTCTACGTAAAGGCTGCTTTCCTTATTGCATCCTTAACGTCAGTCGATCAGGCTATCAGAG ATGATTTTGTCAAGGAGGAAGTGTTTCCTATTCTAGTGGATAACCTAGCCACCGTTGACGACTTTGATATCAAACAAGAGGCTACTCTTTTCGCACTATCGTCACTTTCACTGAAATCAGACTTGAAACTTTCTACGGACAAACGCGAGGAAATCCTGTCAACGCTCCAGCAAATGATTTCCAAAAACAAACAGTCGGAAAATTGCGAA GACATGGTTAACCATGCAAGAACTATTGTGGACAACTTAAATGCACATTAA